The DNA region GTCTATCTCCAGGCCCGTGGTCAATTTCCTGTGTAATCATGGTTGTATCTTCTGGTTTTTCCTGGTATGTGGTTTTCCACATTGGAAAACAGGAGATAATACAAAACATCTGACataatttacagaaatattgtGCCACGACTAATTACAAGGTGCTCAGATTCTCAGGTGATGAACATTAATATTTCTGTGCATAGATTTACTGGTAGAAGAAAATTATCCTGCAGGTATCAATTATGTACAAGACGCTGGAACAGAATTAGCTTCAGTTCCTCTGGAGTTAATGACATGCTCTAAGTTAAATCCTATCCTCGATGCCATGATTCAAAGTAGTTTTTAGAGAAATGAAGATAAGCCCTCAGGCAGGGCTCCTGTCTGTGACAACAGATCCAGTGTGCTTTCATATGCTTTTGCATCAAAGTCTGCTCCTGACAACTCACAGAACTCCAGTTTCAGCCTCTAAGAGAGCAGTTTTTGATGctttcagaagcagctgagtATTTTTTTCGTCTGTAGTGGATTTACCTCTCCACATTattgggggaaagaaaaaaaaaacccacaacaaacccTTCAGGGAGTTATCACTATTCTGCTGCATCACACTGGCTGCTGAGTATGTGTACTGATGTACAAATTCCTAAAAGTTCTTGGGTTGAAATAAGTTACTGCAAATGCACAGTAGCTGATTTTGAAACCACAACATCtctacaatttattattattttttacaaaataccCAAAGTGATCAGACCATATTGTAGGTTACTGGCTTGCCAAAGgttatgttttaaaatcaaaaccatttCTGAGTTACAGAAGTGCCAAAAACAATCTTGAACcaggtttgtttgttgtttttgttgttttttttaaaccaaccCCCATCCAACAAAACAGTTGTATaacttaaaacagaaacaagggtttgtgttggaaactgtttaaaaaccaacccaccagATCATGCTTGAGCAGAAGCCTTGTACGGCAAAGATTTAGCTTAGGGCAATTTAGTGCCAAGATATAGACCCTCTATGGGTTTATAATGGAAATACTGACACAACCTCAACTATAGTGATGCAAATGTGCCCTAAAACactgtatttgcttttattaataaaagtgGTAGTGTTTACATTTGCAGATATCTTACACTTCAGCATCATGATGAATACTGAGTAGAATGAGTTAAGTTTTGGCTGTAAGGTCAGAAGTTTCCAAACAGATGAATGAGACAGAAGTGAAAGTCCTCAATCATGAAAACAAGAagttcaaataaataaataaaacaaaactaggAAATATGGGTAAGCATTAGGTTGGAATGGTTCAATTAACTGCAAATTATGGCCACTAAAttagagacagaagaaaacacagttacTTATTAAATAGCAAGCATTAAAGCTTTatggttttgtatttaaaaaaaaaaaaaaagctgttaaaaataagaCTTGCATTTACCAGGCCACCAAACTGCATGGACTAATAAAGAGACTAACAAAGGCAATACTGAGACAttaagacacacacacactccatACTTGTGCAACTCAACCATATTCAAAACAATTGCCTTTTTCctcacttaaggaaaaaaaaagcaacccctAAACATTTCTGTTCATATAAAGCTTTAGGTTTCTTAAACTGTTGCTGTCTTACATAGTTAATTGTTATTATGTATCCTTCTCATTATCCAAggaaaaagcttatttttgaaaattttttttaacgGAGGTGCTTTGTTTCTCTCGGATGAGAGATTACATTCCTCACACCACTACAGGTGTTCCCCATTTATACACTTGGTGTTTACACCAACTCCTCCTAGGCTTAAAAAGATAAGGGTTGGCCCTAAATGAAAGATTTTGGCTCCTGTAACTAAAATTAAGGCTCACAATGAATTTCCTTTCCACTATGTGTGTGCCATTTTTACCTAGTGGAAACACCAGCCCTTAGCCTACAGGCACTGGATACATTCTTAAATTGCAGGGGGCCATTTTCGGTCATGTTCTCCTACAGTTCTGCAAAGCTCAGGTGGCAACTTTCTAAACCTGCGAACAGGAAagatcatttttaaaagatgagtaAGAAACTGCAGCTACAATTTCTAGACAATTTAGTGTCTTCTGGAACATCGCTAGTAATTTTGAATTAAGAGAGATGGGACAGTCACTCCATCAAGTCCCTACTCTTTACGTGAAAATGGGCTAGGTGATTAATTGTCATTTAAAAGTTTAGCcacaaaagcaatgaaaactCACAATTCTGACAGTTGCAGTTCTTAGTTTTAAAAAGGCATCTGATACCTGAAGCAAATCTAGCTGCACAGACATCACTGACCACACcctaattttaatttaaactggACCTCttcccaaaaaaaagaaagttaacaCAGTCTCTTGGGTAGAGGGAAGCTAGTGTGAAAGGCAGAGAGGCAAgtattttggtgttttttgttttgtttcttttgttttcctttcaaagtcACTGCAGTGAGATCCAGATCAGTTTAGGGGTGTAAATGAAGGGGGAACAGGGGTGTTTGAGTAATATAGGCTAACACTGTTCTAGATGTGTTATTACAGCTGTAATTTCTGACTCTGTACAAATTGTACACGTAGGTTTAGACACATGAAAAAAGTAACACACTCACAGAGACATAAAACACCTAGGTATAAAATATAAAGCAGTGTAGTAGTTACTAAAATTACATGCTCTCTTATTGCTACAGtgatttttgctctttttctttttactgtacCACATGTTGTTCTAAGCATATAATTTGCATAAATTATTcaagtttaagaaaaatccACACATCTTCACTTTAAGCTACTTATATAgttaatataaaacaaaaaggttCTAAAGTATCTCtttattaaaagagaaataaaaatgtcactCGAAACTGGAATTCAGTGGCCAAATCCAAGGGCAGTGCACACCTTGTCATTCTGGTGGTAGTATGCCCACGCAGCGTGAGTGGAGGTTGGTGGGGTATTCGGCCCAGTCTAGAGATGGTCACCAGACCTGCATGATGCCCTATGTGTCTGTtattgttctggttttgtctttagCAAAGAGGACTATGAATGACCAAAGACTAACATTTATAATTTGTAGCAAAATTTGGTTTATGTAGAAACAAGCCATGTTTTGCATTTGGATAGAGATTTAAATGAATTaaagctaaaaattaaaaagcatgatGCTGCAACATCTGGTCACTTGTTGAAGACCTCACTTTTAAAGTGGTTAAGTTTGCACaatttgtacttttttctttttttttttctttttttttctttttttttttttttactaaacagtatttttccttcttttataaaccagaaaaactaAACTACAGATAAATTTTCCCTACCTTGAGCTAATGCTGCAGATAGGGTTGACAAAGCTGTACAGCGCAATCAAACATACTTACATCTTAGCTCATTGTACAGGTACAGCCATAATCAAGGCACAAAGATCTTctacaagttatttttttttcaataaagttgtacaaaataatacattttacagTCTGTACAAGAATAATAATccagcagtaaaataaaaaatgaggggagggaagaagaaaaagaagggaaagactGTGAGGACTACAGTCCAGATAATGATTTTTATAGCAGACGGGATCATCAGTGGacaaactgaaaacagtgtGTGGTTAACTCTTTCTGCAATCACAGGCCATACGCAGTTCAATTCATAAATGTCCATGGTTGTCTTTAGACCACCAagactggttttaaaaatacccTTCTGAAAGGTAGCTGTTGGTTTTTGCACTGTCTAGGTCTGTTGTAGAATTGTCAGTATTTCCGTTCAAAGCCACATTACAGTCAGAGAACCAAACTCAAGTGTCTGTCTTCAAACTTGGTCTGTGACTTGGCACCTTCTTTAGTCTGATGCAGTGAATGATACAAAGTGGAGATCATGGGTTATACGATTATGCCCACAACAGTGCTAAATTACCTAAAGTTTTCTCTCCccaatttttgttttatcttttaaattttttatccCCAATTCTTTCAGGTGCTCCACATTCAGGGCTTTTAAttaattagtttttatttcttttttttttttttttctcttttttgttaataACAGTGTTAGGGAATCCTCATGGAAATGGCCTTTTAAGTGTTAGGGGCCATCTCAAACTGTCCGAGGGGTACAGAAGCAAGCTTAGAAGTGCTGCTATTGtccagcaaggagaaaaagttGAGGGGTGCAAATCAATGGGAGATTCAAACAGTTCTCTTCCACCCTATGTGGGcaagggtgtttttttttctttttttaataaggaataAGGagtccaaaacacagaaaaaagtgcTCTCCATCACAACAACTCGTATTGGCGAAGGTGCATGCGCTGAATAATGTCCCGACAGTCATTGAAAACCCTCCGGATGTTCTCTGTATCCACTGCACACGTGAAGTGAGGATAGCAATAGTGCCTTCCATCTCCACTTGCTGTGCTGATTCTCTGTTAAAGTAAGAGAGATACTgggttaaaataaaactgactgGGGGAAAACCCCCATGTTCTCAAAACTCAGATGAATGAAGGTTAAGAAACATTTGTGTGACCCGTGTTTTCAAAGGGTGTAACCAAGTGGCAAAATGCCCACAATTTTTTACTCTCTCATCTAAACCACGGAATTTAAAATGATTAGAATTATATGGTGAGAAGGTCATTGCATACCGGGGAATTTCAGAGTTGAACGAGAACTCAAGAAAATGCTATTATTTATACACAGCTTTGGTGAATTTAGCCACACAACTCCTAGTCAATTTGTCCATGAAGAGAGTGGGATTTTGCCTCCTTGTACACAAGACTTTTATCCCTGCTTTACGCTTACGGGAAGCCTCtctcaaaattttattttgctccattttaaaatgagtccCAATTTGGTTGCTGTGCTCACCACTACAAGTAATTGtcataatgtttaaaaaaacctatgTCTATTAGCTGACCAGTAATGGGAAAGATAATATGAAAagaacattaatattttacagatgaTGCACCTTTTGATTAGTTTTTTTATCTTTAGAAATGATGCATGGAATAAAAACCTGGCCCCATTAATAACAGCAGGACTTCACTCATCATTCTATTTGAGGTTTCTTAACTCTCACCAATTCTTTTGCTATTTAATTATGTACTGTGTCAACAAACAAATATCCAAAGAGCAGCCACCAAACGGCAGTAAAGCTGTTTTATGCAGTGTGGATGTTAAATATAAACAACACAAGAAGTGACAGCATTTTGTGATAGTAGAAGGTGCGTAAGAGCTTATATTTGAAAAGAATCACataagaaatactgaaagaaaggaaatacttaCAAGAAACTCGTCTCTAATAAAATACTTGGCCCTTGTAACTCTGGGATCCTCACCAGGCTCTGGTGTTGctgattaataataaaataagtatCTCATTAAAACAGATGGGTTTTGGTGATAGCACCTAGCAATCATGAcctgttctgttttctgctcaCATATGATAGAAACATACTTTGCAAAACGTACTATGAGATAAGACAAACCATAACAtattatttaaaacagcaaaatttcAGGAGAACAAAAGAATATTGCAGTGGCCATAGTACCGGGCATTTGGCAGGTTATGACCACAGATATGACTAGGGGGAGTCCAGAGGACAAGCTGTACTGTGGCCTACCCCAGCAAAGTAACAGGATTTTGGCATGATGAAATTCTTAATACGTTAAATGTATAAAAGACAAGATTCTCTCATTATTAATACCTAAAATTTAATGTTACAGTTTGGCTGAAAGACAACAAAGATTACATCTACTTAAGAGTTTTCAAGTCTTGGCTGAAATTACCAAAAACATTACAAACGTGATTAACAAGGAAATGATAAATTGctaataaaacttaaaaatcttACCATCATCTGGTGTAGTGTAGCGAGCAAATTCTGGAAAGTAGTCTTCAATTTTAGATTTCCCTGCCAAAACTTTCTCTGCTAGCAAATCTTGTTTATTCAGGAAAAGAATTACTGAAATGGTCCGTAGCCACCTGTAGAAAATTGAAACCAAACACTCTGAGAAAGCACAGCTAGGATCACAGCAAAAAGAGACTGAATCCAGTTCTGGAGACAATAGTCATATGACACACTACAATAATTTTGAAAGGCTCCTTTTATACCTGAATCCAATGGTGTAATTCTGGGTGTACACACCCTGAGATCGGTTTGTGTGCTTCTAGTGTGGGCAATGAAAAGTTGCCACTTTCTACTGCTAATCCAAATACATCAAATAGGTGAACATATGCACTTTTTAGTACGCTACTCTATCACTGCCTTAATTACTTCACCCTCAATATGGCAGCTACCAATTTGTAACTCTCCAGAGTTTTCTTCAATTAGACAAGTGTATTAGACATTGATGTAACAGGTAGGCAGTTGTGATCAAAGACCAGCCTGGACTGTGCTGTGAGAAGCAAATAACACAGGCTAGGGTTAACCCCGGTGGGCAGCAAAGCACTGCGCAGCCGCTCTCTCACTTTCCCCCTCAGTgggacagaggaagaagaaaggaaggataaAGGCAAGAAAACTTGGGCgtcaagataaaaaaatataaataataattggTTAATAAGCGAAGGATAAGTGGAAGAGAGacgaaaacaaaacaagtgatgcaaaagcaATCACTCGCCACCTCCCATGGGTAGATCAATACCCAGCAAGATGGCCAACGCTCCTaaacccccccgccccccttttcccttttattgctgagcataaCGTTATATGGCACAGAATACCTCTTTGGTTAGTTTGGGTCATCTGCCCGcttgtgtcccctcccagcctatTGTGCACCCCCTATCTATtcactgggagggggcagagtgagaaacagaggcGGCCTTGATGCTCTGCaaacactgttcagcaacagctaCAACGTTAGCGTGTTATCAGTATTGTTTTGGTCAAAATCTAGAAGACGGCACCATatgagctgctatgaagaaaattaactgtatcctAGCCAGACCCAGTACCCAAGTCTTGACTATACTATATAACATAGGGTTACTAATTTATGTGATATGAGCAATGAAACTTCAATGCACAGACCTGTTGTTCCAGATACTCTTGAAGAGGTTTAGTGCTTCTTGAAGCCGATTGGTCTGATTGTCCTCTCGTATAACCATGTTGTAGCTACTGCTCGCCACCACAAATATGATAGCAGTCACATCTAAATCAAGAAATACACATTAGTTAATACTaaacttcagaagaaatatCCAGGAATCCCAAAGTTCAATAAAAAGCTGCCAGACTTTCCGCTTCACGAAGAGAACAGGCTAGAACGCTATTGCTGACAGCTTTCTAAGttccagaagtaaaaaaaagaaagagaagaaactgtTAAAGATAGGAAAGGCAGGCCACAGAACAGAAGttgacagaatgacagaaaacgtagaaaaaggaacagaagcgagagagagaaactgaagaaagcTATGAGGAGAAtttaaagaagatttaaaaggtgtaaagaaatttagaaagcaGCTCTAAGCTATTAATGACAGGGAGGCCCTTGGTGGAAGATATCAGGACAAATGGGACTTTTGACCTGTGTGAACAGTCGTAATAAAAATAGTAGGTTGCTGTGAATTCATGGTTAATTGCTCTAGGCCTCCTATAGTGTACTATACTGCTTAGAGGCCCCCGTCTCTCTCCTGGGAGATATTCCCAGGACCACAGAGTCCAGATCTCTTGTGTTTCCGtgtggctgtgctgctccaGACCCCTTACGCTGACTTCCAGGCTCATCTACCTCAGACATCAACAGCAGAAGAGATGAGTCAGATCACGAGGtaacaggaagaggaaggagcagaggtAAAACCCAAACAAAGCTGTTATTAATAGCACGGAAGAAAATATCGCACAGTAGTTCCACACATATGTAAAGTGTTCAGGTGATACTCTATGACAGTAACCATAGCAAAATACAATGAATTCTAAAGTTGCATTCTACTTTATCTATTCTGTAGGATCTCATTATAACTTTTCTGCAAAGAGATAGATTTTTGCAtagcttcaaaaatattttgcccaaacaacaaagaaaaagacagaagtatTTTCACCAACTCTAGCTTTAAGAAAAATTGTGTGAAGAAAAGTTTTCACATCTGAACAGAGATACAGAGTAAAATAAATGGCTGTAGTGAAGGTACATGCAACACTTCAGGATACACACAAAACTACCCAGCTTAAATTGTATGGGAGTTAAGAATAGTATCACCTGAACTAAACGGAGGGGGACATCAGGGTTAAGACTCCAGATCTTACAAAATGCCTGCAGACGTTTCAGGTCTTACCCCTGTCTAGACTGGTGCATTCTGCATATGTCAGCATTCTAAGGAATCTAGCTTATGTGCAGGTTACTTAAATGAGGGtatttgtttgtatgttttcagTAAGGGCCTTCCCCTCAGGGCTGTTTTCCAAGAAGTTACATTAATATGCATGGCTCCATAGAAAAGTGCAGATTTATAAATTCCATCATAAACTTTTTTGACAGGGGAATTTTGGGGCTACCCTATACAATGCTGTAGTACATTACATACCGTATGCGACACCATGTCCAACAAGACAGATGTTCCCTACAATCTCATATTGCATTAATGGGTCAGTGCTGATTCGGAAAGAAGCATCCGTGACATAGCAATGTGGCTGCAATTATGTGCAAAAATACGATATTCTGATTTTATGCATATAGTAATTATCCTGTAATTGTGTATTTTGTATAGGCACAAACATACGTAAACCTTCACTTGGAAGACAGAATATAGCTTGGAATTTAACACTCACACAGCTGGCAAATAATGCACAAACTCACAACCAAAGAAGAAAAcgaaacccccaaacccctaaTTAAATGAAGACagggaagctgaagaaaatggacAAGCTATGTTAAACTTGAATCACTTTCCACCTATGTTCTCCCTAAAGATGTTCTATGCAGTTACAGAAGTTTGCATGTGAAGAAAAATTCTATCCCGTGTGACTGTTCAGATAATTCCTTATCAAACTACATGGAAAGAAGATGGCTTTCACAAAGTGATAAAATTAAGATTGGGCATTCAAATTTTGCAGAGAactattttataaaacaaaacataaattcTAATCATACCATTAAAACACTGGATCCATTTTCGGCGTTCATCTCGTTGCCCTCCAACATCAAACATACTAAGACAAAAACATAAATCGAGTCAGAATacattttgtgtttgggttttttttcccccccaaatgtgaacagaaaatgtaagaaattcTGGGACTTCCATGTCATAGAAGCTAAAAGGAACCGAGGATTATGAGAACCTGAGCAGGTAACAGTCCAccaacacatgcacacagaccTTTCATCACAAAATGTAATTATGTTTACTTTCATCAACACCTACACTTGACGGTAAGAAATTCTGGTGTACTTACGTTGCAGATTCATTTTCACCCTTACAAGCTAAAACACTAAAAAAGGTCCTACAGCAAGTCATTTGCTGAAACAAGTATCACAGCTCTAAAGTCAACAAGACCAGACTAAAACTCAGCAGTTTTTGTGCAGCTCAAGCAACCTTTCTAACCTGGGACAGTGAAGAGAACATGGATTCTGTGTTACCTAGATACGTACAAAGTTTTTGGTCAAATACTTCACTATATAAACTAGCAATGAATCAAATACTCAGAAAAGgcattaataaaaatagatttaaaacattttgttctttgcaatttaaaataaaaccagaaaattgcACAccaatttgcatttctttttaaagccagactcctaaattaaaaaaatcgTAAAATATTTGCCTTCTATTAAACATCAACTTAAGAAATACAGTAGTCTCAAGGTCTATATGGTAGACTGTCCTCCAATTTACCCTGGTATCTGTCtgcattgtatttaaaaaaaaaaaaaaaaaaataaggatacTTACTGAAAATTTACTTTATCCACTTGAAACTTGGTTTCAAAAATTCCTGATGTCAAAACTCTGCATCTGAGAAGATCCTAGAGCATAAAGGAAAAGTCATTGATTCAACACAGATACTTCATAATTCTTCATATATccagcaacagaaataaaaaccttttaCCTAGCGCTGACAGTGTATGCTGTACTGCAAAAACAGGGAACAGAGCATTATGAAGCTGCATTTAAGGTTTCGATCTTGAACACGTGTGCACACATATGGGTGCGCTCAACTTTTGAAGTACATACATTTTTGCAAGCAGGTTGTAAGTGGCAAGCTTGGAATAGGAGGAAACATTTACAGGCCACTTAAAGCAAACACAAGTGTTCAGAACAGCGCAGACCCATCCCCAGAGATTAGATGAGGCATTCACAGATTTCAGTGGGATTGTGGCACACAACAGGATCTTTAAACTACCACCAAATAATTCCCAACCCCAGAAGATGGATCTCTCCCCCAACTGTTCAGTGCTTGGCTATTAAAAGAAGTGTCTAGGTCTCAgaatcttccatttttttccttcaaagaacTGGAAGCTCAACCACTTAAATCTTATAAGAATTGGGCTTTTCAGagataaaatttgaaatttccTGTAGAGACAAAAATGGTAATCAGAAGTTGTAAGCTACAAACAACTGAAATTGTTATAAGCACTACAAAAtcctattaaaaacaaactgcatTGGCTTTTATTTACTGCATATTGCAAAGCAGTGACAGCCATATACAGTGCGTAGTGGGTAACTGATCTAAAAGAACCTAATTTGCACAGGCTGCAGACTGAGTACGCGGTCCAAATATAACTAACTACAAAATAGCACTTTGAATTCAATTGAAGGTTTTATATTTTAGGACTTAAAGTTTTGGTGTTCTTCACAATGGGTCTAAATAGCAGATAAATTGTAACATCTGCAGCAGACGAGATCATGTAAGCGGAacagactgtaaaaaaaaattatatgcacAATAAAAGCTCTGTTCTTACTACACAGGTACCAAACTGGTTAGtcaaaatcaaaaccacacAAAATCCAAAGGTTAGACAACACTGTTAAATCATTAAACAAAATGGCTACATTTTAACATCAGTTTTCTGATAGTAAATTATTGTTGTCTGGCCAGTTCAATACTCATATtgaaatatgtatatatttaaacattGTTCTAACTTGTGTTtgaaacagtttgaaaattCGAATGCCCCaataaacagaagcaaatttGGAAAACTGGCCTCTTTGGAGCTCTGAATCTCTAGAAATCAATACAAGT from Pelecanus crispus isolate bPelCri1 chromosome 14, bPelCri1.pri, whole genome shotgun sequence includes:
- the GNAS gene encoding guanine nucleotide-binding protein G(s) subunit alpha isoform X3; translated protein: MGCLGNSKTEDQRNEEKAQREANKKIEKQLQKDKQVYRATHRLLLLGAGESGKSTIVKQMRILHVNGFNADSEKKMKIQDIKNNIKEAIETIVTAMGNLAPPVELANPENQFRIDYILNLANQIDFDFPPEFYEHTKTLWQDEGVKACYERSNEYQLIDCAQYFLDKIDIVKQNEYTPSDQDLLRCRVLTSGIFETKFQVDKVNFHMFDVGGQRDERRKWIQCFNDVTAIIFVVASSSYNMVIREDNQTNRLQEALNLFKSIWNNRWLRTISVILFLNKQDLLAEKVLAGKSKIEDYFPEFARYTTPDDATPEPGEDPRVTRAKYFIRDEFLRISTASGDGRHYCYPHFTCAVDTENIRRVFNDCRDIIQRMHLRQYELL
- the GNAS gene encoding guanine nucleotide-binding protein G(s) subunit alpha isoform X2; its protein translation is MGCLGNSKTEDQRNEEKAQREANKKIEKQLQKDKQVYRATHRLLLLGAGESGKSTIVKQMRILHVNGFNAEEKKMKIQDIKNNIKEAIETIVTAMGNLAPPVELANPENQFRIDYILNLANQIDFDFPPEFYEHTKTLWQDEGVKACYERSNEYQLIDCAQYFLDKIDIVKQNEYTPSDQDLLRCRVLTSGIFETKFQVDKVNFHMFDVGGQRDERRKWIQCFNDVTAIIFVVASSSYNMVIREDNQTNRLQEALNLFKSIWNNRWLRTISVILFLNKQDLLAEKVLAGKSKIEDYFPEFARYTTPDDATPEPGEDPRVTRAKYFIRDEFLRISTASGDGRHYCYPHFTCAVDTENIRRVFNDCRDIIQRMHLRQYELL
- the GNAS gene encoding guanine nucleotide-binding protein G(s) subunit alpha isoforms short isoform X4; this translates as MGCLGNSKTEDQRNEEKAQREANKKIEKQLQKDKQVYRATHRLLLLGAGESGKSTIVKQMRILHVNGFNAEGGEQDPQAARSDVGGEKKMKIQDIKNNIKEAIETIVTAMGNLAPPVELANPENQFRIDYILNLANQIDFDFPPEFYEHTKTLWQDEGVKACYERSNEYQLIDCAQYFLDKIDIVKQNEYTPSDQDLLRCRVLTSGIFETKFQVDKVNFHMFDVGGQRDERRKWIQCFNDVTAIIFVVASSSYNMVIREDNQTNRLQEALNLFKSIWNNRWLRTISVILFLNKQDLLAEKVLAGKSKIEDYFPEFARYTTPDDATPEPGEDPRVTRAKYFIRDEFLRISTASGDGRHYCYPHFTCAVDTENIRRVFNDCRDIIQRMHLRQYELL
- the GNAS gene encoding guanine nucleotide-binding protein G(s) subunit alpha isoforms short isoform X5 produces the protein MGCLGNSKTEDQRNEEKAQREANKKIEKQLQKDKQVYRATHRLLLLGAGESGKSTIVKQMRILHVNGFNAEGGEQDPQAARSESSKEKKMKIQDIKNNIKEAIETIVTAMGNLAPPVELANPENQFRIDYILNLANQIDFDFPPEFYEHTKTLWQDEGVKACYERSNEYQLIDCAQYFLDKIDIVKQNEYTPSDQDLLRCRVLTSGIFETKFQVDKVNFHMFDVGGQRDERRKWIQCFNDVTAIIFVVASSSYNMVIREDNQTNRLQEALNLFKSIWNNRWLRTISVILFLNKQDLLAEKVLAGKSKIEDYFPEFARYTTPDDATPEPGEDPRVTRAKYFIRDEFLRISTASGDGRHYCYPHFTCAVDTENIRRVFNDCRDIIQRMHLRQYELL